A region of Paractinoplanes abujensis DNA encodes the following proteins:
- a CDS encoding ATP-binding cassette domain-containing protein translates to MGGKNRQLDGFTPMRVDFERASVTRAGHRILAGATLTLKPGTLTVVVGSTGSGKTTLLDLAAGLAPTGGVVKFDGIDVRGQHPTGVTVVTATPFLVAAPIRDNLGLGATYPETDLWDALRVAAADEEVRALPDGLDTSLADDSLRCRLALARAVLRRPRLLILDDATTGLDAATELRVLEGLAALDVTVLATAGRLPSAAPADQVVLLEAGRLSAPEAATRPANAYAAAG, encoded by the coding sequence ATGGGCGGGAAGAACCGGCAGCTCGACGGGTTTACCCCGATGCGGGTGGATTTCGAGCGGGCCTCGGTCACGAGGGCGGGCCACCGCATCCTCGCCGGCGCCACCCTCACGCTGAAACCGGGCACGCTGACCGTCGTGGTCGGCAGCACGGGCTCGGGCAAGACCACACTTCTCGACCTCGCGGCCGGGCTCGCGCCCACCGGCGGCGTGGTCAAGTTCGACGGCATCGACGTACGCGGTCAGCACCCCACGGGCGTGACGGTCGTGACCGCGACGCCGTTCCTGGTCGCCGCGCCGATCCGCGACAACCTCGGGCTCGGCGCCACCTATCCGGAAACGGACCTGTGGGACGCCCTGCGCGTGGCCGCGGCCGACGAGGAGGTGCGCGCCCTGCCCGACGGCCTGGACACGTCGCTCGCCGACGACTCGCTGCGCTGCCGCCTCGCCCTGGCCCGCGCCGTGCTGCGCCGGCCCCGCTTGCTGATCCTCGACGACGCCACGACCGGGCTGGACGCGGCCACCGAACTGCGCGTGCTGGAAGGCTTGGCCGCCCTCGACGTCACGGTGCTGGCCACGGCCGGCCGGCTGCCCTCGGCCGCCCCCGCCGATCAGGTCGTGCTGCTGGAGGCGGGCCGGCTTTCCGCGCCCGAGGCGGCCACCCGCCCGGCGAACGCCTACGCCGCGGCCGGATAG
- a CDS encoding MFS transporter, with protein MGFRRLWAATTIDSFGSWLLVMAVPLQVHRLTGSALSTGLALAVQAAPAVLIGPWAGVLIDRWPRRSVLVGANLAGAAAVVLMLPPHVGFLLAGLLGESVVVCFLRPALRAVLPAVADDLASANSLTALSDSALRMIGPVIGTFLTARGWFELVVIVDAVSYLAAAAIIAGLALRPSAVDASPAGMRDVLASPLLRGMLVASWVYWTGNAALTALLVPFTVTRLHGSGVELGYLIAGLGLGYVAGSAVSGRVVRRYGTRGILTVAYTLVGLCFLVMVNATTIVVAVVAVTLAGAPGVIAGVAITYGMQASTPDALLGRVAATFFVSDAVAAVAGALLAALVVTAATLEVALNAFGALVVCCGLLCAVLLAGHRPSIAARVTS; from the coding sequence ATGGGGTTCCGGCGGTTGTGGGCGGCCACGACGATCGATTCGTTCGGGTCATGGTTGCTTGTGATGGCCGTGCCGCTGCAGGTGCACCGGCTGACCGGCTCGGCCCTGTCGACGGGGCTGGCCCTGGCCGTGCAGGCGGCGCCGGCCGTGCTGATCGGTCCGTGGGCCGGGGTGCTGATCGACCGCTGGCCGCGCCGGTCGGTGCTGGTGGGAGCCAACCTGGCGGGTGCGGCGGCGGTGGTCCTGATGCTGCCGCCGCACGTCGGCTTCCTGCTCGCCGGGCTGCTGGGCGAGAGCGTGGTCGTGTGTTTCCTGCGGCCGGCCCTGCGCGCCGTGCTGCCCGCGGTCGCCGACGACCTCGCCTCGGCCAACTCGCTCACGGCCCTCAGCGACAGCGCCCTGCGCATGATCGGCCCGGTGATCGGCACCTTCCTGACCGCGCGGGGGTGGTTCGAGCTCGTCGTCATCGTCGACGCCGTGAGCTACCTGGCCGCCGCGGCCATCATCGCGGGGCTCGCCTTGCGGCCGTCGGCTGTGGACGCTTCGCCGGCCGGGATGCGTGACGTCCTGGCGTCGCCGTTGCTGCGCGGGATGCTCGTGGCCAGCTGGGTCTACTGGACGGGGAACGCCGCCCTGACCGCCCTGCTCGTCCCGTTCACCGTGACCCGGCTGCACGGCTCCGGGGTGGAGCTCGGTTATCTGATCGCCGGCCTCGGCCTGGGTTACGTCGCCGGGTCCGCGGTCAGCGGCCGCGTCGTCCGCCGGTACGGGACCCGCGGCATCCTGACTGTCGCGTACACCTTGGTCGGTCTCTGCTTCCTGGTGATGGTCAACGCCACCACGATCGTCGTCGCTGTCGTGGCCGTGACGCTCGCCGGTGCGCCGGGTGTGATCGCGGGTGTCGCCATCACGTACGGGATGCAGGCGTCGACCCCGGATGCCCTGCTGGGCCGGGTCGCCGCCACCTTCTTCGTGAGTGATGCCGTGGCCGCGGTGGCCGGTGCGTTGCTGGCCGCGCTGGTGGTCACGGCAGCGACGTTGGAGGTGGCGCTCAACGCCTTCGGTGCGCTGGTGGTGTGCTGCGGCCTCCTCTGCGCCGTGCTGCTCGCCGGTCATCGCCCGTCGATCGCGGCCCGGGTCACGTCGTGA
- a CDS encoding helix-turn-helix domain-containing protein: MEIEELGVMFKRKRVADGRTIASVAAQAGLSVPYIANLENGRGNPTLAAVNRLAETLGLRLLVVEADESPASRLLEIMADLKGRPLTDRDRHRIQDVTSLITG; the protein is encoded by the coding sequence GTGGAGATAGAGGAACTCGGGGTGATGTTCAAGCGGAAGCGGGTGGCCGACGGTCGCACGATCGCCTCCGTGGCGGCGCAGGCAGGCCTCTCGGTGCCCTACATCGCCAATCTGGAGAACGGCCGTGGCAACCCGACCCTCGCAGCCGTGAACCGTCTGGCCGAGACGCTCGGTCTGCGGCTCCTGGTCGTCGAGGCCGACGAGTCGCCCGCATCCCGCCTCCTGGAGATCATGGCCGACCTCAAGGGCCGGCCCCTGACCGACCGCGACCGGCATCGCATCCAGGACGTCACGAGCCTGATCACCGGCTGA
- a CDS encoding PadR family transcriptional regulator, protein MTVPLTLLGLLEREPRHGYDLKRDYDAFFGRDKPLSFGQVYSTLSRLARDGKVVISDLEAGAGPDRKRYVITDRGATEVGAWLTEPVAPEPHLQTVLFAKVTLALLLDRPAEQYLDTQRAAHMQRMRELTQVKRTGSLVDSLLADHALFHIEADLRWIDLTAARLDALAQEVRAR, encoded by the coding sequence ATGACAGTGCCCCTCACCCTGCTCGGCCTGCTCGAGCGTGAACCGCGCCACGGCTACGACCTCAAGCGCGACTACGACGCGTTCTTCGGCCGCGACAAACCCCTGTCGTTCGGGCAGGTCTACTCGACGCTGAGCAGACTTGCCCGCGACGGCAAGGTCGTCATCAGCGACCTGGAGGCGGGCGCCGGCCCCGACCGCAAGCGCTACGTCATCACCGACCGCGGCGCCACCGAGGTCGGGGCGTGGCTGACCGAGCCGGTCGCGCCCGAGCCGCATCTGCAGACGGTCCTGTTCGCCAAGGTCACGCTGGCCCTGCTGCTCGACCGCCCGGCCGAGCAGTATCTGGACACCCAGCGCGCGGCCCACATGCAACGCATGCGCGAGCTGACCCAGGTCAAGCGCACCGGCAGCCTGGTCGACTCGCTGCTGGCCGACCATGCCCTGTTCCACATCGAGGCCGACCTGCGCTGGATCGACCTCACCGCCGCCCGCCTCGACGCGCTGGCCCAGGAGGTCCGAGCCCGATGA
- a CDS encoding ABC transporter ATP-binding protein: MTNALLQAHDVHLSFGTTPALRGAGIAVHEGEILAVMGPSGSGKSTLLHCLAGILVPDRGEILFDGRRVDRLGETARSSLRRDTFGFVFQFGQLVPELSAEENVALPLLLAGVRRTKALTEARAWLDRLGLGDLGRRTSGELSGGQAQRVALVRGLVARPRVLFADEPTGALDSLTGEQVMDLMVTVARDEGTTIVLVTHEPRVAAYADREVVVRDGKVLALTAEPVG; this comes from the coding sequence ATGACGAACGCCCTGTTGCAGGCCCACGACGTCCACCTCTCGTTCGGCACCACGCCCGCCCTGCGCGGGGCCGGGATCGCCGTGCACGAGGGCGAGATCCTGGCCGTCATGGGCCCGAGCGGCTCCGGCAAGTCCACGCTGCTGCACTGCCTGGCCGGCATCCTCGTGCCCGATCGGGGCGAGATCCTGTTCGACGGCCGCCGCGTCGACCGGCTGGGCGAGACCGCGCGCAGCAGCTTGCGCCGCGACACGTTCGGTTTCGTGTTCCAGTTCGGGCAGCTGGTTCCCGAGCTCAGCGCCGAGGAGAACGTCGCGCTTCCGCTGCTGCTTGCGGGCGTACGCCGGACGAAGGCGCTCACCGAGGCGCGGGCCTGGCTCGACCGGCTCGGGCTCGGTGACCTGGGCCGGCGCACCTCCGGCGAACTCTCGGGCGGTCAGGCCCAGCGCGTTGCCCTCGTCCGCGGGCTGGTCGCCCGGCCGCGCGTGCTGTTCGCCGACGAGCCCACCGGCGCGCTCGATTCGCTCACCGGCGAACAGGTCATGGACCTGATGGTGACGGTGGCCCGCGACGAGGGTACGACCATCGTGCTCGTCACGCACGAGCCGCGCGTGGCCGCGTACGCGGATCGGGAAGTGGTCGTGCGCGACGGCAAGGTGCTGGCCCTCACGGCGGAGCCGGTCGGATGA
- a CDS encoding FtsX-like permease family protein, with translation MIRFGLRLTLAGGREALVRLVVISVAMALGAGMLLTALAGLGGVTAQADRYAWLNSANDPAAAQGPDPLWWQLRTDVVGTEVSGRIDLAATGPRSPVPPGLDRLPAPGEFFASPALAERIAATPADQLGDRFPGRLAGLVGDAALPAPDSLIAVAGYSPAELAQRPDVSRVGTILSTPPDNCREWCFSGVDPAGVKLILAVVAAALIFPLFILIATTTRLSATRREQRFAAMRLVGGTPRQIALVAAVEATVSAIAGTLGGFVVFFALRGTVAAIPLTGAPMFPGDLALTAPIVLAVALGVPALAVVAALLALRRVRISPLGVTRQVRPRPPRAWRIVPLVLGLAELAYFIGRRPPTTNEQIAAYLSGIFLTMIGLLVAGPWLTMTGARLVARRARGAAALIAARRLAANPKAGFRSVSGLVIALFVTTVAVGIMGTIAADRGPAAGDADRSMLITMIRGTLTDPVPDALPGTPGVREIAVTRQPPGTLPVPGGDIGDWGFPSTLAACADIARMPSNGRCAPGAEVAWTWHDLRGPEGWNGTWPTADIPAAALPALRADSFVTLTDGAPATVARARTIIENAVPAALPPYTDAEGRTEDAKVFNGWKRLADVVVLASLAIAGCSLAVSVAGGLSERQRPFSMLRLTGVPLATLRRVVALESVTPLLAAAAVALCAGLLAAHLFLRAQMETSLQPPGVAFYAVVLAGIAASLGVVSLTLPLLRQITGPEVARND, from the coding sequence ATGATCAGGTTCGGGTTGCGTCTCACGCTGGCGGGGGGACGTGAGGCGCTCGTACGGCTGGTGGTCATCTCGGTGGCCATGGCGCTCGGTGCCGGCATGCTGCTGACCGCGCTGGCCGGTCTCGGCGGCGTCACCGCGCAGGCCGATCGTTACGCGTGGCTGAACTCGGCCAACGATCCCGCGGCGGCGCAAGGACCGGACCCGCTGTGGTGGCAGCTGCGCACCGACGTAGTCGGCACCGAGGTGTCCGGCCGCATCGACCTGGCCGCCACGGGCCCGCGGTCGCCGGTCCCGCCCGGCCTCGACCGCCTGCCCGCCCCCGGCGAGTTCTTCGCGTCCCCGGCCCTGGCCGAACGCATCGCCGCGACCCCGGCCGACCAGCTGGGCGACCGTTTCCCGGGCCGGCTCGCGGGTCTCGTCGGCGACGCCGCCCTGCCCGCCCCCGACTCGCTGATCGCCGTGGCCGGGTACTCCCCGGCCGAGCTGGCCCAGCGGCCCGACGTGTCGCGGGTCGGCACGATTCTCTCGACGCCGCCCGACAACTGCCGGGAGTGGTGCTTCAGCGGGGTCGACCCGGCCGGGGTCAAGCTGATCCTGGCCGTGGTGGCCGCCGCGCTCATCTTCCCGCTGTTCATCCTGATCGCGACGACCACCCGGCTGTCCGCCACCCGGCGCGAGCAGCGGTTCGCGGCCATGCGCCTGGTCGGCGGCACGCCCCGGCAGATCGCCCTGGTCGCCGCGGTCGAGGCCACCGTGTCGGCGATCGCGGGCACGCTCGGCGGTTTCGTGGTCTTCTTCGCACTGCGCGGCACCGTCGCGGCGATCCCGCTCACCGGCGCGCCGATGTTCCCCGGCGACTTGGCGCTGACGGCGCCGATCGTGCTCGCGGTCGCGCTCGGGGTGCCCGCGCTGGCCGTCGTGGCGGCGCTGCTGGCCCTGCGGCGCGTGCGGATCTCCCCGCTCGGCGTGACCCGTCAGGTGCGCCCGCGCCCACCACGGGCGTGGCGGATCGTTCCGCTCGTTCTGGGGCTGGCCGAGCTGGCCTACTTCATCGGCCGGCGCCCGCCCACCACGAACGAGCAGATCGCCGCGTACCTCTCGGGCATCTTCCTCACGATGATCGGGCTGCTCGTGGCCGGTCCGTGGCTCACGATGACCGGCGCCCGCCTGGTCGCGCGGCGGGCCCGCGGCGCCGCGGCCCTGATCGCCGCCCGTCGCCTGGCCGCGAACCCGAAGGCCGGTTTCCGCTCGGTCAGCGGCCTGGTGATCGCCCTGTTCGTCACCACGGTCGCCGTCGGGATCATGGGCACGATCGCCGCCGACCGGGGTCCCGCGGCCGGGGACGCCGACCGGTCGATGCTGATCACGATGATTCGCGGCACGCTGACCGACCCGGTTCCGGACGCGCTGCCCGGCACCCCCGGCGTACGGGAGATCGCCGTGACCCGGCAACCGCCGGGCACTCTGCCCGTTCCCGGCGGCGACATCGGTGACTGGGGTTTCCCGTCCACTCTGGCCGCCTGCGCCGACATCGCCCGGATGCCGTCCAACGGCCGCTGTGCGCCGGGTGCCGAGGTAGCCTGGACGTGGCACGACCTGCGCGGACCGGAGGGCTGGAACGGTACGTGGCCGACCGCCGACATCCCCGCCGCGGCCCTGCCGGCGTTGCGTGCGGACTCGTTCGTCACGCTCACCGACGGTGCGCCGGCCACGGTGGCCCGGGCCCGCACGATCATCGAGAACGCCGTCCCCGCCGCGCTGCCGCCCTACACCGACGCCGAGGGCCGGACCGAGGACGCCAAGGTCTTCAACGGCTGGAAGCGCCTGGCCGACGTGGTTGTGCTGGCCAGCCTGGCCATCGCCGGGTGCAGCCTGGCCGTCAGCGTCGCGGGCGGGCTGAGCGAACGCCAACGGCCGTTCAGCATGCTGCGCCTGACCGGTGTCCCGCTGGCCACTCTGCGCCGGGTCGTGGCCCTGGAGAGCGTGACGCCGCTGCTGGCCGCCGCGGCTGTCGCCTTGTGCGCGGGCCTGCTCGCGGCGCACCTGTTCCTGCGGGCCCAGATGGAGACGTCGCTGCAGCCGCCCGGCGTGGCCTTCTACGCCGTCGTGCTGGCCGGCATCGCCGCGTCGCTGGGCGTGGTCAGCCTCACCCTGCCCCTGCTGCGCCAGATCACCGGCCCCGAGGTGGCCCGCAACGACTGA
- a CDS encoding SRPBCC domain-containing protein — translation MSELVVDVNLLIRRPAAEAYEAFADPASIRKFWLAGSSGRLETGARVHWVFKIAGAETDVEVVAAEPGKLLDLRWDGGQPVRFTFEARDSGTLVGVLVTGFDGDDGAAVAVETMSGFTLVLASLKQWLEHGVEGDLMYDKFPDAEYSDR, via the coding sequence ATGTCGGAACTCGTCGTTGACGTCAACCTGCTCATCCGCCGCCCGGCCGCCGAGGCGTACGAAGCCTTTGCCGACCCCGCCTCGATCCGCAAGTTCTGGCTGGCCGGCTCGTCCGGGCGGCTGGAGACCGGGGCCCGGGTCCACTGGGTCTTCAAGATCGCCGGTGCCGAGACCGACGTCGAGGTGGTCGCGGCCGAGCCGGGCAAGCTGCTCGACCTGCGCTGGGACGGCGGGCAGCCGGTGCGCTTCACGTTCGAGGCGCGCGACTCCGGCACGCTGGTCGGGGTGCTGGTGACCGGTTTCGACGGCGACGACGGGGCCGCGGTCGCCGTCGAGACCATGTCCGGGTTCACGCTGGTGCTGGCTTCGCTGAAGCAGTGGCTGGAGCACGGCGTCGAGGGCGACCTGATGTACGACAAGTTTCCCGACGCCGAGTACTCCGACCGCTGA
- a CDS encoding helix-turn-helix transcriptional regulator, with translation METWEFGRTLRRWRDRVTPEAVGVPAGRRRRASGLRREELAGLAGISADYLTRLEQGRATAPSAQVVEALARALRLADAERDLLYQLAGHATPGLDVVPSRVTPSVQRLLQRLAHTPVVVYDATWTLVLANAPYDALMGDTTGWHGIERNAIWRNLLGPSSRVVHTPREHAEHVARLIADLRLTASRYPADRALRKLIGELAEASPRFAELWESDAAPPAPGETSKHKVIEHPAVGRIALDCDTLVVSLDDLRIMIYTAEPGTEDADRLALATVLGTQSLTAG, from the coding sequence ATGGAGACGTGGGAGTTCGGCCGCACGCTGCGCCGCTGGCGGGACCGGGTGACGCCCGAGGCCGTAGGTGTGCCCGCGGGCCGCCGGCGCCGGGCCAGCGGCCTGCGCCGGGAGGAGCTGGCCGGGCTGGCCGGTATCTCGGCCGACTACCTGACCCGGCTCGAGCAGGGCCGCGCGACCGCCCCTTCGGCCCAGGTCGTGGAGGCGCTGGCCCGGGCCTTGCGGCTCGCGGACGCCGAGCGTGACCTGCTCTACCAGCTGGCCGGGCACGCCACCCCCGGGCTCGACGTGGTGCCGTCGCGGGTCACGCCGAGCGTGCAGCGGCTGCTCCAACGGCTCGCGCACACCCCGGTGGTCGTCTATGACGCCACTTGGACGTTGGTGCTCGCGAACGCGCCGTACGACGCGCTGATGGGCGACACCACCGGCTGGCACGGCATCGAACGCAACGCGATCTGGCGCAACCTGCTCGGCCCGTCCTCACGCGTCGTGCACACACCGCGCGAGCACGCCGAGCACGTGGCGAGGTTGATCGCCGACCTGCGCCTGACCGCCTCGCGATATCCGGCCGACCGGGCGCTGCGCAAGCTGATCGGGGAGCTGGCCGAGGCCAGTCCGCGCTTCGCCGAGCTGTGGGAGAGCGACGCCGCGCCGCCCGCGCCCGGGGAGACGTCGAAACACAAGGTCATCGAGCACCCGGCGGTGGGCCGGATCGCGCTCGACTGCGACACGCTGGTCGTCTCGCTCGACGACCTGCGCATCATGATCTACACCGCCGAGCCCGGCACCGAGGACGCTGACCGGCTGGCCCTGGCCACCGTCCTCGGCACGCAGTCCTTGACCGCGGGGTGA
- a CDS encoding SDR family NAD(P)-dependent oxidoreductase, with the protein MTTVLITGPTRGLGRSTTLALAGRPRAERPDLLLVGRPGRALTDVAAEARALGATVHEIGADLSRLADVRAAATTVREMLETGRVRQLRALIANAGAMSADTRKASADGYELTFAVNYLAHAQLIGDLVDVLEQPARIILLGSNTYHANFWRRLLHVPAAEWTDPMDIAQPAEGSSGVAYSNAKLALLYYAHELQRHVAAGINVSVFEPGWMPGTALGRDAPAAVRAVARGIARIPGVATPESSGPQLASMALDAKWANLRDGAFVVRDRLAPVEPVAHDRARERRLWAATSELLRRATA; encoded by the coding sequence ATGACAACCGTTCTGATCACCGGCCCGACCCGCGGTCTGGGCCGCTCCACCACCCTCGCCCTGGCGGGCCGGCCCCGGGCCGAGCGTCCCGATCTGCTGCTGGTGGGTCGTCCGGGGCGGGCGCTCACCGACGTCGCGGCCGAGGCGCGCGCGCTGGGCGCGACAGTGCACGAGATCGGGGCCGACCTGTCCCGCCTGGCCGACGTGCGCGCCGCGGCCACGACCGTACGGGAAATGCTGGAAACGGGCAGGGTGCGACAGCTTCGCGCACTCATCGCCAACGCGGGCGCCATGTCGGCCGACACGCGCAAGGCATCGGCCGACGGGTACGAGCTGACGTTCGCCGTGAACTATCTCGCGCACGCCCAGCTGATCGGCGACCTCGTGGACGTCCTCGAGCAGCCGGCGCGCATCATCCTGCTCGGCTCGAACACCTATCACGCCAACTTCTGGCGCCGTTTGTTGCACGTTCCCGCGGCGGAGTGGACCGATCCGATGGACATCGCGCAACCGGCGGAAGGTTCGTCCGGCGTCGCCTACTCCAACGCCAAGCTGGCCCTTCTCTACTACGCGCACGAACTGCAACGACACGTCGCAGCCGGCATCAACGTGTCGGTGTTCGAGCCCGGCTGGATGCCCGGCACCGCCCTGGGCCGGGACGCGCCCGCCGCCGTTCGGGCAGTTGCGCGCGGCATCGCCCGCATCCCCGGCGTGGCCACCCCCGAGAGCTCCGGGCCGCAGCTGGCCTCGATGGCGCTCGACGCCAAGTGGGCGAACCTGCGCGATGGTGCGTTCGTGGTGCGCGACCGCCTGGCCCCGGTCGAGCCCGTCGCCCACGACCGCGCCCGCGAGCGCCGCTTGTGGGCCGCCACCAGCGAACTTCTGCGACGCGCGACGGCCTGA
- a CDS encoding copper homeostasis protein CutC, with protein sequence MVAFELAVQDAHGLAVAARPGVDRIELCSALPLGGVTPSLGFIEAAVATPGIPPVHVLVRPRPGGFDYSSAEVATTLSDVRHALAAGASGVVIGGVRDGRVDADLVSRIVDTGADVTFHRAFDTLADPAEAIGDLVKLGVRRILTSAGATSVADALPALARLVTEAAGRIEIMAGGGVRPEVVAAIVRTGVPAVHASAKRTLPGTGGVSLGTADAGRETTDEAEAGRIIAELRSAA encoded by the coding sequence ATGGTTGCCTTCGAGTTGGCTGTTCAGGACGCGCACGGGCTGGCCGTCGCCGCACGCCCCGGCGTCGACCGCATCGAACTGTGCTCCGCTCTGCCGCTGGGCGGGGTCACGCCGTCGCTCGGGTTCATCGAGGCGGCCGTGGCGACCCCGGGCATCCCGCCGGTGCACGTGCTGGTGCGGCCGCGCCCGGGCGGCTTCGACTACTCCTCCGCCGAGGTGGCGACGACCCTCTCCGACGTGCGGCATGCGCTCGCCGCCGGCGCCTCCGGGGTGGTCATCGGCGGCGTCCGGGACGGACGGGTCGACGCCGACCTGGTCAGCCGGATCGTCGACACGGGCGCCGACGTTACCTTCCACCGCGCCTTCGACACCCTGGCCGACCCCGCCGAGGCCATCGGCGACCTGGTCAAGCTGGGGGTGCGGCGCATCCTGACCTCGGCCGGGGCCACCAGCGTGGCCGACGCCCTGCCCGCCCTGGCCCGCCTGGTCACCGAGGCGGCGGGCCGCATCGAGATCATGGCCGGCGGCGGTGTGCGACCCGAGGTCGTCGCCGCCATCGTGCGCACCGGTGTCCCGGCCGTGCACGCCTCGGCCAAGCGCACCCTGCCCGGCACCGGCGGCGTCTCACTGGGCACAGCCGACGCCGGCCGGGAGACCACCGACGAGGCCGAGGCCGGACGCATCATCGCCGAGCTCCGGTCAGCGGCGTGA
- a CDS encoding YiaA/YiaB family inner membrane protein, protein MRDRAEGVPVSGLYLCLAWGVVGFSVVLPAVGLFNSTMALSEKGFYGLAFAMTLFAVIAVQKNVRDALRS, encoded by the coding sequence GTGCGCGACCGGGCCGAAGGCGTTCCCGTCTCCGGCCTTTATCTGTGCCTTGCGTGGGGTGTGGTCGGCTTCTCCGTGGTGCTGCCGGCTGTCGGGCTCTTCAACAGCACGATGGCGCTGAGCGAGAAGGGCTTCTACGGGCTCGCCTTCGCCATGACGTTGTTCGCGGTCATCGCCGTGCAGAAGAACGTGCGGGACGCGCTTCGTTCCTGA